The Candidatus Schekmanbacteria bacterium genome includes the window GCATTCTCGATTCTGAAACCATTGAAAAAAGGTTTCTTATATCTGAAAATACTCCCACATAGGTAGCAGGATTTGAACGGGGAGTTCTTCCAATAGGTGATTGGTCGATATTAATTACCTTATCAATATGCTCGACACCCTCGATTTTCTCATATTTACAGGGTGACTCTTTTGCCCTATAAAACATCTTCGCCAATGCTTTATACAATGTTTCAATCACGAGTGTGCTTTTGCCCGAACCCGATACACCTGTAACACAAATAAAGGTCCCAAGAGGGAATTTAACATCAATATTTTTTAAGTTATTGCCGCTTGCACCTATAACTTTAATCACCTTGCCATTGCCATTTCGCCGCTTCCAAGGTTCAGGCAAAGGAATAGATATCCTCGATGAAAGATAAGCTCCGGTAAGTGATTTTTCAGATTTTTTAATTTCTGCCGGAGTCCCTTGTGCAACTATATAACCACCTTCCAATCCTGCACCCGGACCAAGGTCAACAACATAATCAGCTGAGAGAATAGTATCAGCATCATGTTCAACAATAATTACAGTATTGCCCATATCCTTAAGTCGTTTCAAAGTGGCTAATAGTTTTTTGTGGTCTCTGTTATGCAAGCCGATGCTGGGCTCATCAAGAATGTACAAAACACCCATCAAAGATGAGCCGATCTGAGTGGCAAGTCTAATCCTTTGAGCTTCTCCACCGGATAAAGTTCCTGCTTGACGGTTGAGTGTTAAATAATCGAGTCCTACTGAAATAAGGAAACCAAGTCGTTCCTTAATCTCCTTAATAATTCTTTTTGATATTTCTTCTTCGCGCTTATTTAGTTTTAATTCAGAAAACCATTTATAGGCATCAGCAATTGATTTTTCCGTAACTTGGCTAATGTTTAGCCCTTTTATTTTTACAGAAAGATATTCTTTTTTTAACCTCCCCCCATTGCATTGTGGACATTTCATTATCCTCATAAACTGCTCTATTTCTTCTCTCACCTTGTCTGACTCCGTAGACCGATACCTATTTTCAAGACGAGGTATTACGCCTTCGAATTCTTTGCGGAAAAGATATTTATTCTTTTTGCTCTCATAGGAAAATTCAATCTCAACTCCTGAAGCACCATAAAGTATCTTTTTCCTCACCTTTTCAAGTAGTTTCTCGAAAGGAATATCAAGAGAAAATTTCAATTTCTTTGACAGCGTCGATAATGTTTTTTGATGAAAATCTCTGAATTTCAAATGCCATGGCAAAATTGCCCCTTCCCTCAAAGTCTTCTTCTTATCAGGAACGACTAAATCCGGGTCTATGGAAAGGATTGTTCCTAAACCTCCGCACTGTTCACAAGCACCGTAGGGACTGTTAAAAGAAAATACCCTCGGTACAAGTTCAGGAAGACTTGTGCCGCATTCTATACAGGCAAATTTCTCTGAAAAAGTAACTTCCTGCGATTTGTCAAAAACTACAGTAACTAATCCACCGGACAATTTGAGAGCAGTCTCAACTGAATCTGCTACTCTCTGCTTTGCAGATTTTTTAAGTACGAGACGGTCGATAACAACTTCGATTGTATGCTTTTTGTTTTTATCAATCTTTATTTCATCATCAAGGTCATATGTGGTGCCGTCTATTCGACATCTGACAAATCCCTGTTTTTTTATATCCAAAAGGAGTTTCTTATATTCTCCTTTCTTACCTCTGACAATAGGAGAAAAAATCGTTATTTTAGTTCCCTCCTCTGCTTCACAAATCCTATCTGTTATTTGTGTAGATGTCTGCGCTGCAATCTCTTTTCCACATATATGACAATGGGGTTTCCCAATCCTCGAATACAAAAGGCGGAGATAATCGTATATCTCTGTAACGGTCCCTACCGTAGAACGTGGATTTTTTGTTGTCGTTTTCTGCTCGATTGAAATTGCAGGAGACAGCCCTTCTATTCTTTCTACATCTGGCTTCTCCATCAACTCCAAGAATTGTCGGGCATAGGCCGATAATGATTCAACATAACGGCGCTGCCCTTCAGCATAAATTGTATCGAAAGCAAGCGAAGATTTCCCTGAACCTGACAAACCTGTAATGACAGTTATATTATTTCGAGGAATTTCAAGATTTAAATTTTTCAGATTATGCTCTTTTGCTCCCTCGATTATAATTTTTCTAACATCTTTGTCCTGCATTTTTCCCCATTATTTGAATATAATTAAAACAAATACAATCTAACCCCTTCAAACTCAGATGATAATTTTTAAAATTGAAAATGTTTTTGTCAATATAGAGATGCTATGAATTTACAAAATATTGAGGCAAGCATTGATTTTTAGCTAAAACGATGCTTCGAGATTTTGCTTTTTGAAAGTAAAAATTTCACGCTCAAAAAGTGTTTATAAGAGCCACTGCTATTGCTGCCACTCCTTCTTTTCTTCCGATAAATCCCATTTTTTCATTGGTTTTTGCTTTTATGTTGATCTGGTGTGGCTCTATCTCCAGAACTTCAGAAAGGTTTTGTTCCATTCTATCCTTATAATCTGAAAAATTCGGCTCTTCAGCGATTATTGTAGCATCGATATTTTCAATAAAAAAACCGTTATTATCAATTAACTCTTTGACTTTTTTCAAAAGCACCAGACTTGAAATATTTTCATATTCATCATCTGTATCTGGGAAATGCTCACCAATGTCCCCTTCACCAAGAGCGCCAATCAAAGCATCACAGATTGCATGACTTAAAACATCGGCATCTGAATGGCCACCTAATCCTCTTTCATAAGGAATTTCAATTCCAGCAATAACAAGCCGTCTGCCTTCCTCGAAGGGATGGACATCATTGCCTATTCCTATCCGCATTATTGATATCTCCCCATATTAAATTCAATCAAAATTTCCAAGTAAAAATTCAGCCAATTTAATATCATCTGGTTTCGTTATCTTTATATTTTTTTCAGAACTCTCAATAATCCTTATTCTTGCCCCAATTTCTTCAGCCATTGATGATTCATCAGTATATTCTCTATTACTCTCAAAGGCATAATCAAAAGATTTCTCCAAAACATCTCTCTTAAAAATCTGAGGCGTTTGAGCCCTGAAAAGCTCTTTTCTGTCTAAAGTTTCTGTAATTACCTTATTACTGTCAATTTTCTTTACCGTATCACTTATTGGCACTGCAAATATAACCCCGTCATAGTTTTTAAGATGAGCGATTGCATCCTTTACCAAATCTGTTTCAAAAAAGGGCCTTACAGCATCATGTATCAATATTATATCAGCGCAAGGGTTACAATTTTTAAATCCATTATACACTGAATTCTGTCTCTTTTCTCCACCTTTTACTATTTTATCCACTTTTAAATTCATTTTCTCTATCAGCTCTTCAACCATACTATTCCATTTATCATAGTTTTGGAGAGGCAATGTTAAAACTACTTCATCTATAATATTGATTTCATTTATCTTTTCGAGTGTATGTTGAATCAGATATTTTGAACCTATTTTTAAAAATTGTTTTGGTCTATCAGTCTTCATCCGTAGTCCGAGGCCTCCGGCGACTACAATTGCCGACACAAACATTTTTATTCCTCGTACTTTTTGGATGAATCACTCTCTGAATAGGAATCCGATTCTTTGAGCTTCCCAAATATCATTCTACCAGCAGTTGTCTGCAGAACACTTGTAACTGTCACATCAACATTTGAGCCAAGTTGGTCTCTGGCATTGTCTACAACTACCATAGTTCCGTCATCTAAATATGCAACTGCCTGACCGCTCTCTTTACCCTCCTTAATTAGATAAACCTTCATAATTTCACCTGGCAAAACTACTGGCTTGAGTGCATTAGCTAACAGGTTGATATTAAGGACGCTTACACCTTGCAGTTCAGCTACTTTGTTGAGATTAAAATCATTTGTAAGAATTTTTGCGCCCATATCCCTTGCAAGAGCAACCAACTTAGAATCAACTTCAGGAATTTTTGGGTAGTCGTTTTCAACAACCCGCACTTCAATCTGATTAAGTTTTTGAAGTTTATTCAATACATCAAGCCCCCTTCTTCCCCTATTTCTTTTCAAACTATCTGAGGAGTCGGCAATATGTTGAAGCTCTCTCAAAACAAACTGAGGAACAATAAGAACACCTTCCAAGAAATCAGTTTCGCAAATATCATAAATCCTTCCATCTATGATTACGCTCGTATCAAGAATCTTGTAGCTCTCTGCTTCAGATTTTGAACCTAAAAAGGGAAGGATTTTAGAAAATGTTGTACTATGCGCTTTTTTTGCTGCCAGCATTAATCCTAAATAGGCGCAAACCAAATAAGCCACAGGATAAACATCTTTCCCTACATCCTCTACACCTAAAGATACACATATGGTGTTTATAATTGCATTGCAGACAATAAGACCAACTAATAATCCTACAGCGCCAAAAGCAACAGTTTTTAAGGTGATTTTGGACAACCTGATTTCAATTGCTACAACTAATAATCCTAAAACTGCACCTGCAATAGCACCAATGATAAAACGATAGCTCTCATTTCCTTTCAAAAAGGCAATCTCATTAAAGATACGAGAGCCAAAATAAGATGATAAAGCTACTATTAAAATTCGGAAAACTAACATTGCGAGACCTCCTTTGTGGAGACAGTTAAATTAGGAATATAATATCTAATTATTTACCTGAAAAAATTTCAGAAAGCATCTCCTCTGCCTTGTTTTCATCAATCTTTTTGGCAAAGGATATCTCAGTTACTAACAATTTTCTGGTTGTATCGAGTATTTTCTTTTCTCCAAAAGAAAGTTCCTTTTCATTCTTTGCAAACATTAAATCGCGGTATACTTCACACGCTTTTTCAATGGAACCTGTTTTTATTTTATCAAGATACTCGGTATGGCGTCTATTCCAGT containing:
- the ispD gene encoding 2-C-methyl-D-erythritol 4-phosphate cytidylyltransferase; amino-acid sequence: MFVSAIVVAGGLGLRMKTDRPKQFLKIGSKYLIQHTLEKINEINIIDEVVLTLPLQNYDKWNSMVEELIEKMNLKVDKIVKGGEKRQNSVYNGFKNCNPCADIILIHDAVRPFFETDLVKDAIAHLKNYDGVIFAVPISDTVKKIDSNKVITETLDRKELFRAQTPQIFKRDVLEKSFDYAFESNREYTDESSMAEEIGARIRIIESSEKNIKITKPDDIKLAEFLLGNFD
- a CDS encoding PIN domain nuclease; this encodes MVALSSYFGSRIFNEIAFLKGNESYRFIIGAIAGAVLGLLVVAIEIRLSKITLKTVAFGAVGLLVGLIVCNAIINTICVSLGVEDVGKDVYPVAYLVCAYLGLMLAAKKAHSTTFSKILPFLGSKSEAESYKILDTSVIIDGRIYDICETDFLEGVLIVPQFVLRELQHIADSSDSLKRNRGRRGLDVLNKLQKLNQIEVRVVENDYPKIPEVDSKLVALARDMGAKILTNDFNLNKVAELQGVSVLNINLLANALKPVVLPGEIMKVYLIKEGKESGQAVAYLDDGTMVVVDNARDQLGSNVDVTVTSVLQTTAGRMIFGKLKESDSYSESDSSKKYEE
- the uvrA gene encoding excinuclease ABC subunit UvrA, giving the protein MQDKDVRKIIIEGAKEHNLKNLNLEIPRNNITVITGLSGSGKSSLAFDTIYAEGQRRYVESLSAYARQFLELMEKPDVERIEGLSPAISIEQKTTTKNPRSTVGTVTEIYDYLRLLYSRIGKPHCHICGKEIAAQTSTQITDRICEAEEGTKITIFSPIVRGKKGEYKKLLLDIKKQGFVRCRIDGTTYDLDDEIKIDKNKKHTIEVVIDRLVLKKSAKQRVADSVETALKLSGGLVTVVFDKSQEVTFSEKFACIECGTSLPELVPRVFSFNSPYGACEQCGGLGTILSIDPDLVVPDKKKTLREGAILPWHLKFRDFHQKTLSTLSKKLKFSLDIPFEKLLEKVRKKILYGASGVEIEFSYESKKNKYLFRKEFEGVIPRLENRYRSTESDKVREEIEQFMRIMKCPQCNGGRLKKEYLSVKIKGLNISQVTEKSIADAYKWFSELKLNKREEEISKRIIKEIKERLGFLISVGLDYLTLNRQAGTLSGGEAQRIRLATQIGSSLMGVLYILDEPSIGLHNRDHKKLLATLKRLKDMGNTVIIVEHDADTILSADYVVDLGPGAGLEGGYIVAQGTPAEIKKSEKSLTGAYLSSRISIPLPEPWKRRNGNGKVIKVIGASGNNLKNIDVKFPLGTFICVTGVSGSGKSTLVIETLYKALAKMFYRAKESPCKYEKIEGVEHIDKVINIDQSPIGRTPRSNPATYVGVFSDIRNLFSMVSESRMRGYKPGRFSFNVKGGRCDACDGDGVKKIEMHFLPDIYVTCEVCLGKRYNRETLDIRYKGKNIAEVLDMTVSEALNLFENIPAVKRKLETLNDVGLGYIKLGQSATTLSGGEAQRVKLAKELSRISTGKTLYILDEPTTGLHFDDIRKLLEILNRLTDNGNTVIVIEHNLDVIKSADYIIDLGPEGGDEGGNVVAFDRPEKIMMNSKSYTGIALKQYLSM
- a CDS encoding 2-C-methyl-D-erythritol 2,4-cyclodiphosphate synthase; this translates as MRIGIGNDVHPFEEGRRLVIAGIEIPYERGLGGHSDADVLSHAICDALIGALGEGDIGEHFPDTDDEYENISSLVLLKKVKELIDNNGFFIENIDATIIAEEPNFSDYKDRMEQNLSEVLEIEPHQINIKAKTNEKMGFIGRKEGVAAIAVALINTF